The following are encoded in a window of Thiohalophilus sp. genomic DNA:
- the ftsH gene encoding ATP-dependent zinc metalloprotease FtsH, whose translation MNDLTKNILLWVIVAIILMSVFQNLSTTTPATEKPYSQFMQDVKSGQVMEVTIQGRNITGRTQGGENFKTFSPETDNTAMIGDLMKHNVTIKAKPPEQSIWTQIFISWFPFLLIIGLWIFFMRQMQGGGGGRGALSFGKSKARMLGEDQVNIRFNDVAGCDEAKDEVQELVEFLRDPGRFQKLGGMIPRGVLMVGPPGTGKTLLAKAIAGEAKVPFFTISGSDFVEMFVGVGASRVRDMFEQAKKQAPCIIFIDEIDAVGRHRGAGLGGGHDEREQTLNQLLVEMDGFEGNEGVIVIAATNRPDVLDPALLRPGRFDRQVVVPLPDMRGREQILKVHMRKVPVGDDVEPMVIARGTPGFSGADLANLVNEAALFAARGNKRLVCMEEFEKAKDKIMMGAERKSMVMNEEEKKLTAYHEAGHAIVGLSVPSHDPVYKVSIIPRGRALGVTMFLPEEDRYSYTKERLESSIASLFGGRLAEELIFGNEHVTTGASNDIQRTTEIARNMVTKWGLSERLGPMTYGEDEGEVFLGHSVTQHKNLSDETAHIIDEEIRSIIDRNYQRAKTVLTDHMDKLHLMAQALIKYETIDKRQIDAIMSGNEPPPPADWDDHEPPHSPSDDEEKKPSRADKGEGKIGGPAGEH comes from the coding sequence TTGAACGACTTGACCAAGAATATCCTGTTGTGGGTGATCGTGGCGATCATCCTCATGTCGGTGTTCCAGAATCTGAGCACGACAACTCCCGCGACTGAAAAGCCCTATTCACAATTCATGCAGGATGTGAAAAGCGGCCAGGTGATGGAAGTCACTATTCAGGGGCGTAATATTACCGGCCGTACTCAAGGGGGTGAAAATTTCAAGACCTTCAGTCCTGAAACAGACAACACCGCCATGATCGGCGACCTGATGAAGCATAACGTGACCATCAAGGCCAAGCCGCCGGAGCAGTCTATCTGGACTCAGATATTCATCTCCTGGTTCCCGTTCCTGCTGATCATCGGCCTGTGGATTTTCTTTATGCGCCAGATGCAGGGTGGCGGCGGTGGCCGCGGTGCCCTGTCGTTCGGCAAGAGCAAGGCGCGCATGCTGGGTGAGGATCAGGTCAATATCCGCTTCAACGATGTGGCCGGCTGTGACGAAGCCAAGGATGAAGTGCAGGAACTGGTCGAATTCCTGCGTGACCCGGGCAGGTTCCAGAAGCTGGGCGGGATGATCCCGCGCGGTGTGCTGATGGTCGGCCCGCCCGGTACCGGTAAAACCCTGCTGGCCAAGGCGATTGCCGGCGAGGCCAAGGTGCCGTTCTTTACCATCTCCGGTTCCGATTTTGTGGAAATGTTTGTCGGTGTCGGCGCCTCGCGGGTGCGCGACATGTTCGAGCAGGCCAAGAAGCAGGCGCCGTGCATTATCTTTATCGACGAAATCGATGCGGTCGGTCGGCATCGCGGTGCCGGCCTGGGCGGCGGTCATGACGAGCGTGAGCAGACCCTCAACCAGCTGCTGGTGGAAATGGATGGCTTCGAAGGCAACGAGGGCGTGATCGTGATCGCCGCCACCAACCGTCCCGACGTGCTGGATCCGGCGTTGCTGCGTCCCGGTCGTTTCGACCGCCAGGTGGTCGTGCCGCTGCCCGACATGCGGGGCCGCGAGCAGATCCTCAAGGTCCACATGCGCAAGGTGCCGGTGGGTGATGATGTCGAACCGATGGTGATTGCCCGCGGCACACCCGGCTTCTCCGGGGCCGATCTGGCCAATCTGGTCAACGAGGCCGCCCTGTTTGCCGCGCGCGGCAACAAGCGCCTGGTCTGTATGGAAGAGTTCGAAAAGGCCAAGGACAAGATCATGATGGGCGCCGAGCGCAAGTCCATGGTGATGAACGAGGAAGAGAAAAAGCTCACCGCCTATCACGAGGCCGGCCATGCCATCGTGGGCCTGAGCGTACCGTCGCACGATCCGGTCTACAAGGTCAGTATTATTCCGCGTGGCCGGGCGCTGGGTGTGACCATGTTCCTGCCCGAAGAGGATCGCTATAGCTATACCAAGGAGCGGCTGGAAAGTTCCATCGCCTCCCTGTTCGGCGGGCGCCTGGCCGAGGAGCTGATCTTCGGCAACGAACACGTGACCACCGGTGCCTCCAACGATATTCAGCGCACCACCGAGATCGCTCGCAACATGGTGACCAAGTGGGGTCTGTCCGAACGCCTCGGTCCGATGACTTACGGCGAGGACGAAGGCGAGGTGTTCCTCGGTCATTCGGTGACCCAGCACAAGAACCTCTCCGATGAGACCGCGCATATTATCGATGAAGAGATTCGCTCCATCATCGATCGCAACTACCAGCGGGCCAAGACGGTGCTGACCGATCATATGGACAAGCTGCACCTGATGGCACAGGCGCTGATCAAGTATGAAACCATCGACAAGCGGCAGATCGATGCCATCATGAGCGGTAACGAGCCACCGCCGCCCGCCGACTGGGATGATCACGAGCCGCCGCACAGCCCCTCCGATGACGAGGAGAAGAAACCCTCCCGCGCGGACAAGGGGGAAGGCAAGATCGGCGGTCCGGCCGGTGAACACTGA
- the folP gene encoding dihydropteroate synthase encodes MAIDLSPEQWPLIMGILNVTPDSFSDGGHFNQPSAAIERVRRMIEEGADMIDIGGESTRPGAPAVSQEDELARVIPVIEAIRRDSPIPISVDTSKPAVMRAAVAAGASLINDVRALQEPGAPEAAAELGVPICLMHMQGQPRTMQANPHYEDVVEEVLAFLLQRIEACQGVGITPDKVILDPGFGFGKTAGHNLTLFRELGRFVETGYPVLVGVSRKSLIGKLLGERPVEERLAGSLALATLAGWLGAAILRVHDVRETADALAMCRAVQQA; translated from the coding sequence ATGGCGATAGATCTCAGTCCCGAACAATGGCCCCTGATCATGGGGATACTCAATGTGACCCCGGACTCCTTCTCCGATGGAGGGCATTTTAATCAGCCTTCGGCGGCGATCGAACGGGTGCGGCGAATGATCGAGGAGGGCGCCGACATGATTGATATCGGCGGCGAGTCTACCCGCCCGGGCGCGCCGGCCGTTTCACAAGAGGATGAACTGGCACGGGTGATTCCGGTCATCGAGGCGATCCGTCGCGACAGTCCCATCCCGATCTCGGTGGATACCAGCAAGCCGGCGGTGATGCGCGCGGCGGTGGCCGCCGGCGCCAGCCTGATTAACGATGTGCGGGCGTTGCAGGAACCCGGCGCGCCGGAAGCCGCGGCCGAACTGGGTGTGCCGATCTGCCTGATGCACATGCAGGGCCAGCCGCGGACCATGCAGGCCAATCCGCATTACGAGGATGTGGTCGAAGAGGTCCTGGCGTTTTTGCTGCAGCGGATAGAGGCCTGTCAGGGTGTGGGGATTACGCCGGACAAGGTGATTCTGGATCCCGGCTTCGGTTTCGGAAAAACGGCGGGGCATAACCTGACCCTGTTCCGTGAGCTGGGCCGTTTTGTCGAGACCGGCTACCCGGTGCTGGTGGGGGTCTCGCGCAAATCGTTAATCGGCAAACTGCTGGGTGAGCGGCCGGTGGAAGAGCGCCTGGCGGGCAGTCTCGCCCTGGCAACCCTGGCCGGCTGGCTGGGGGCGGCCATCCTGCGGGTGCATGATGTACGCGAGACCGCCGATGCCCTGGCGATGTGCCGGGCTGTGCAACAGGCCTGA